From a single Vitis vinifera cultivar Pinot Noir 40024 chromosome 18, ASM3070453v1 genomic region:
- the LOC104877962 gene encoding disease resistance protein RUN1 yields the protein MASSGTSSFPGRWDVFLSFRGEDTRFNFTDHLYSALTSRGIHTFRDDEGLERGGEIQPSLLKAIEESKVSIVVFSKNYAHSQWCLDELYKIMESRREKGQIVVPVFYHVDPSDVRKQTGSFGKAFARYKKVTKERYESQIIQVIVGRISKMLISRPKLLCISANLVGFDSRLEEMSSLLCMESNDVRMIGIHGIGGIGKTTLAIGIYNQIAHQFEGASFLPNAAEHRGSLIQRKLLADILGEKIARISNIDEGISLIKKTLCSRKVLIILDDVSALTQLEFLAGSHQWFGSGSRIIITTRNKHLLDVHEVDGLYEVQKLKSEEAFKLFSLYAFEADLPDDRFWELSGRALNYCDGLPLAVKVVGCYLRKKTELEWEDELLKLTTVGQITVQYVLRLSYDRLEHTEKDLFLDIACFFRGKDSDSVGRILDSCNFSAIGMKVLKDCSFISILDNKIEMHGLMQQMGWEIIRRESPGQPGQRSRLWNPEDVHAVLTQKTGTKAIEGISFDVSASKEIQITSEALKKMTNLRLLRVYWDGLSSYDSNTVHLPEEFEFPSYELRYLHWDGWSLESLPSNFNGKKLVELSLKHSSLNHLWKGNKCLENLKVMDLSHSRYLVECPDVSGAPSLETLNLYGCTSLREVHPSIARLKNLKILNLGNCRMLHYFPRIIGLEKLEVLNLSGCSRLEKFPDIKANMESLLELHLEGTAIIELPSSVGYLRGLVLLNMKSCKNLKILPGRICDLKSLKTLILSGCSKLERLPEITEVMEHLEELLLDGTSIRELPRSILRLKGLVLLNLRKCKELRTLRNSICGLKSHFMKLSGRLMQKKIERTLPMNLDRLEVLNLNRNYMVSIPADISRLSNLKVLLVRQCEQLQKIPKLPPSIKLLDACDCTSLVSLPTPSRIISPQNWLVSTWLRPLEFMLWNCSGLYQDHVAMALETLHQELFPEIGYSIVIPGSRIPKWRWHENMGASVSATLPPHWLDNNFSGVALCAVFALEEGETIQRPGEIRCNFECREGPYFSHSITWTHSGDRVVETDHVCMMYQPRTQFVKSKSTHASVFKHIKVSFSLSGASHEVKKSAIRLMYAPNTSGNKRKFLAAPNTDIDFRDTHILNKKKKKEE from the exons ATGGCTTCTTCGGGCACCTCTTCTTTTCCAGGGAGATGGGATGTGTTTTTGAGCTTTAGAGGGGAAGATACCCGCTTCAATTTTACGGATCATCTTTATTCGGCTTTGACGAGTAGGGGCATCCACACCTTTAGAGATGATGAAGGACTTGAAAGAGGAGGAGAGATTCAACCTTCACTCTTAAAAGCTATTGAAGAATCAAAGGTGTCTATTGtagttttttccaaaaactatgctCATTCACAATGGTGTTTGGATGAGCTTTATAAGATCATGGAGTCCAGGAGAGAAAAAGGACAAATAGTTGTACCAGTTTTCTATCATGTGGATCCGTCTGATGTGCGGAAACAAACGGGAAGTTTCGGAAAAGCATTTGCAAGATACAAAAAAGTCACTAAGGAGAG GTATGAATCTCAGATTATTCAAGTAATTGTTGGACGCATTTCGAAAATGCTGATCAGTCGTCCTAAACTCTTATGTATTTCTGCAAACCTGGTAGGATTCGATTCCCGTTTGGAAGAAATGTCGTCACTATTATGTATGGAGTCAAATGATGTTCGAATGATAGGAATACATGGAATTGGTGGAATAGGCAAGACTACCCTCGCCATAGGAATATACAACCAAATTGCTCATCAATTCGAAGGTGCTAGCTTTCTTCCAAATGCTGCAGAACACCGTGGATCGCTTATACAAAGAAAACTTCTAGCAGATATCCTAGGGGAAAAAATTGCACGCATAAGCAACATTGATGAAGGCATTAGCTTGATAAAGAAGACGCTTTGCTCTAGAAAGGTTCTTATCATTCTAGATGATGTTAGTGCTTTGACTCAATTAGAATTCTTGGCAGGGAGCCATCAATGGTTTGGTTCAGGTAGTAGAATTATCATAACAACGAGAAATAAACATTTACTCGATGTGCATGAAGTTGATGGATTATATGAGGTTCAGAAATTAAAATCTGAGGAAGCTTTTAAACTGTTTAGTTTGTATGCGTTCGAGGCAGACCTTCCTGACGATAGGTTTTGGGAGCTCTCCGGACGTGCATTAAATTACTGTGATGGACTTCCGCTTGCTGTTAAAGTTGTGGGATGTTACCTGCGTAAGAAGACGGAGCTTGAATGGGAAGATGAACTGCTTAAGCTAACAACAGTAGGGCAGATTACAGTCCAATATGTGCTTAGATTAAGTTACGACAGACTGGAACACACAGAAAAGGATCTATTCCTTGATATTGCATGCTTCTTCAGAGGGAAGGACTCAGATTCTGTTGGAAGAATACTTGATAGTTGCAACTTCTCTGCAATTGGAATGAAAGTTCTCAAAGATTGTTCTTTCATTAGTATTTTAGACAACAAGATAGAAATGCATGGTTTGATGCAACAAATGGGTTGGGAAATCATTCGGAGAGAATCACCTGGACAACCTGGCCAACGGAGTAGATTGTGGAATCCAGAAGATGTCCATGCTGTGTTGACACAAAAAACG GGGACAAAGGCAATCGAAGGAATATCCTTTGATGTGTCGGCATCAAAAGAAATACAGATTACGTCTGAAGCtcttaaaaaaatgacaaaccTTCGACTCCTCAGGGTCTATTGGGATGGACTTTCATCATATGATTCTAACACAGTGCACCTTCCCGAAGAATTCGAATTTCCTTCCTATGAATTAAGATATCTTCATTGGGATGGATGGAGTCTGGAATCGTTGCCGTCAAATTTTAATGGTAAGAAACTGGTTGAACTCAGTTTGAAGCATAGCAGCTTAAACCACCTTTGGAAAGGGAACAAG TGTCTTGAAAATTTAAAGGTCATGGATCTCAGTCACTCTCGATACCTGGTTGAATGTCCGGACGTGTCCGGTGCACCATCTCTGGAGACACTAAATCTATATGGTTGTACAAGCTTGCGTGAGGTGCACCCATCAATTGCTAGGCTGAAAAATCTTAAGATCTTGAATTTGGGAAACTGCAGGATGCTTCACTATTTTCCCAGAATCATTGGATTGGAAAAACTTGAAGTTCTTAACCTCTCAGGGTGCTCAAGACTTGAGAAGTTTCCAGACATCAAAGCCAATATGGAGTCTTTATTGGAGCTTCATTTGGAAGGCACTGCTATCATTGAACTTCCCTCATCGGTTGGGTATCTCCGAGGgcttgttttattaaatatgaaaagctGCAAAAACCTTAAGATCCTTCCTGGCAGAATTTGTGATTTGAAATCCCTCAAAACTCTCATCCTTTCTGGCTGTTCAAAACTAGAGAGACTTCCAGAGATCACGGAAGTTATGGAACATTTAGAAGAGCTTCTTTTAGATGGAACATCTATAAGAGAGCTGCCCCGTTCAATTCTTCGTCTCAAAGGTCTTGTGTTACTGAATctgagaaaatgcaaagaacTCAGGACTCTTCGAAATAGCATTTGTGGTTTGAAATCTCACTTTATGAAATTGAGCGGGAGAttgatgcaaaaaaaaattgagcggACTCTTCCAATGA ACTTGGACCGTCTGGAAGTATTAAATCTCAACAGAAACTATATGGTTAGCATACCTGCAGACATCAGTAGACTTTCTAATCTGAAAGTTCTTTTGGTGAGGCAGTGTGAGCAACTTCAAAAAATTCCGAAGCTTCCACCAAGCATAAAATTATTAGATGCCTGTGATTGCACATCCCTGGTGTCTTTACCGACTCCATCTCGGATAATAAGCCCACAAAACTGGTTGGTTTCCACTTGGCTTCGTCCTTTGGAATTCATGCTATGGAATTGCTCCGGACTATATCAGGATCATGTGGCAATGGCATTAGAGACACTTCAtcag GAACTTTTTCCAGAAATAGGATACAGTATTGTGATTCCTGGAAGTAGGATTCCAAAGTGGCGCTGGCATGAGAATATGGGAGCTTCAGTTTCAGCAACCCTGCCTCCACATTGGCTTGACAATAACTTCTCGGGGGTTGCTCTATGTGCTGTGTTTGCACTTGAGGAGGGCGAAACTATTCAGCGCCCTGGTGAGATTCGCTGTAATTTTGAATGCAGGGAAGGGCCTTATTTCAGTCATTCCATCACTTGGACACACAGTGGAGACCGAGTTGTTGAGACGGATCACGTGTGTATGATGTATCAGCCTCGCACTCAATTTGTCAAATCAAAGTCTACCCATGCCAGTGTGTTCAAGCACATCAAGGTTTCTTTTAGTCTATCAGGGGCATCCCATGAGGTGAAAAAATCTGCGATCCGTCTTATGTACGCCCCAAATACAAGTGgtaacaaaagaaaattcctCGCAGCCCCAAATACCGACATTGATTTTAGGGATActcatatattaaataaaaaaaaaaaaaaggaggagtGA